The Salmo trutta unplaced genomic scaffold, fSalTru1.1, whole genome shotgun sequence genome contains a region encoding:
- the atf7ip2 gene encoding activating transcription factor 7-interacting protein 1 isoform X2, producing MRKRTREHEDGSPDSDQPIKMFSKYEVQGLLQQEVHSAMKQSESKMASLLERVQLLECEPKYDQPIRRLEAHIKKVKRRGDAAISYVRMLRPPGVKHNQRMLGSGLVDLTETETESGLGTVDISRSDSDEEDSAEKQRKRKVVDGFWQKMMSNKKAPDRKREKERNGKKQNIPLPPPPPLSPLPPVLSPQVLKVEASVVPVTRPAVTSPDGPVKTEGTVKMETTVKTEESSCSPVPLRLPPSQSELLSRLPPLPPTPFPSSLPLQAASYSIPQKPLVHLARIRNPAPCLVIHWRVTEEDPAAPDMDSYSIYIAQESHSSSVSPSWRNVGVVKALALPMAVTVTKYQSGTTYVIVVGKDRYGRYGPYSDIQTVLLA from the exons atgaggaagaggaccaGAGAGCATGAAGATGGGTCACCTGACTCTGACCAGCCAATCAAGATGTTCTCCAAGTATGAG GTACAGGGTCTGCTCCAGCAGGAGGTGCATAGTGCCATGAAACAGtctgaatccaagatggcgtctCTACTAGAGAGGGTCCAGTTACTGGAATGTGAACCTAAATACGACCAGCCCATACGCAGACTggag GCTCACATAAAGAAAgtgaagaggaggggggatgcaGCCATCTCTTATGTCAGGATGCTACGACCTCCAGGAGTTAAACACAATCAG AGGATGCTGGGTTCTGGTCTTGTGGACCTGACTGAGACCGAGACTGAGAGTGGACTGGGTACTGTGGACATCagcag GTCAGATTCTGATGAGGAGGACTCAGCTGAGaagcagaggaagaggaaggtcgTAGATGGGTTCTGGCAGAAAATG ATGTCCAATAAAAAGGCcccagacaggaagagagaaaaagagaggaatgGAAAGAAACAAaacatccctcttcctcctcctcctcctctttctcctcttcctcccgttCTCTCTCCTCAAGTCCTG AAGGTAGAGGCTTCTGTGGTACCAGTGACCAGACCAGCAGTCACGTCTCCAGACGGTCCAGTTAAAACGGAGGGCACGGTGAAGATGGAAACCACGGTTAAGACGGAGGAGTCCTCGTGTTCTCCTGTCCCTCTTCGTCTTCCTCCGTCTCAGAGTGAGCTGCTGTcccgtctccctcctctccccccgaccccgttcccttcctccctccctctccaggccGCCTCTTACTCCATCCCCCAGAAGCCCCTAGTACACCTGGCCCGTATCCGAAACCCTGCCCCTTGTCTGGTCATCCACTGGAGGGTGACGGAGGAAGACCCCGCAGCGCCCGACATGGACAGttacag TATCTACATCGCTCAGGAGAGTCATAGCAGCAGCGTCTCCCCGTCCTGGAGGAATGTGGGTGTGGTCAAGGCCCTGGCCCTGCCCATGGCTGTCACGGTAACCAAGTACCAATCGGGTACCACCTACGTGATCGTGGTGGGCAAGGACCGGTACGGTCGCTACGGACCGTACAGCGACATACAGACTGTCCTCCTGGCGTAG
- the atf7ip2 gene encoding activating transcription factor 7-interacting protein 1 isoform X1, which yields MATPLPSHSEIHRLRMRKRTREHEDGSPDSDQPIKMFSKYEVQGLLQQEVHSAMKQSESKMASLLERVQLLECEPKYDQPIRRLEAHIKKVKRRGDAAISYVRMLRPPGVKHNQRMLGSGLVDLTETETESGLGTVDISRSDSDEEDSAEKQRKRKVVDGFWQKMMSNKKAPDRKREKERNGKKQNIPLPPPPPLSPLPPVLSPQVLKVEASVVPVTRPAVTSPDGPVKTEGTVKMETTVKTEESSCSPVPLRLPPSQSELLSRLPPLPPTPFPSSLPLQAASYSIPQKPLVHLARIRNPAPCLVIHWRVTEEDPAAPDMDSYSIYIAQESHSSSVSPSWRNVGVVKALALPMAVTVTKYQSGTTYVIVVGKDRYGRYGPYSDIQTVLLA from the exons ATGGCTACGCCTCTTCCCAGTCatagtgaaatccatagattaag gatgaggaagaggaccaGAGAGCATGAAGATGGGTCACCTGACTCTGACCAGCCAATCAAGATGTTCTCCAAGTATGAG GTACAGGGTCTGCTCCAGCAGGAGGTGCATAGTGCCATGAAACAGtctgaatccaagatggcgtctCTACTAGAGAGGGTCCAGTTACTGGAATGTGAACCTAAATACGACCAGCCCATACGCAGACTggag GCTCACATAAAGAAAgtgaagaggaggggggatgcaGCCATCTCTTATGTCAGGATGCTACGACCTCCAGGAGTTAAACACAATCAG AGGATGCTGGGTTCTGGTCTTGTGGACCTGACTGAGACCGAGACTGAGAGTGGACTGGGTACTGTGGACATCagcag GTCAGATTCTGATGAGGAGGACTCAGCTGAGaagcagaggaagaggaaggtcgTAGATGGGTTCTGGCAGAAAATG ATGTCCAATAAAAAGGCcccagacaggaagagagaaaaagagaggaatgGAAAGAAACAAaacatccctcttcctcctcctcctcctctttctcctcttcctcccgttCTCTCTCCTCAAGTCCTG AAGGTAGAGGCTTCTGTGGTACCAGTGACCAGACCAGCAGTCACGTCTCCAGACGGTCCAGTTAAAACGGAGGGCACGGTGAAGATGGAAACCACGGTTAAGACGGAGGAGTCCTCGTGTTCTCCTGTCCCTCTTCGTCTTCCTCCGTCTCAGAGTGAGCTGCTGTcccgtctccctcctctccccccgaccccgttcccttcctccctccctctccaggccGCCTCTTACTCCATCCCCCAGAAGCCCCTAGTACACCTGGCCCGTATCCGAAACCCTGCCCCTTGTCTGGTCATCCACTGGAGGGTGACGGAGGAAGACCCCGCAGCGCCCGACATGGACAGttacag TATCTACATCGCTCAGGAGAGTCATAGCAGCAGCGTCTCCCCGTCCTGGAGGAATGTGGGTGTGGTCAAGGCCCTGGCCCTGCCCATGGCTGTCACGGTAACCAAGTACCAATCGGGTACCACCTACGTGATCGTGGTGGGCAAGGACCGGTACGGTCGCTACGGACCGTACAGCGACATACAGACTGTCCTCCTGGCGTAG